One Dysidea avara chromosome 7, odDysAvar1.4, whole genome shotgun sequence genomic region harbors:
- the LOC136260053 gene encoding ras-related protein Rap-1b: MREYKLVVLGSGGVGKSALTVQFVQGIFVEKYDPTIEDSYRKQVEVDAAQCMLEILDTAGTEQFTAMRDLYMKNGQGFVLVYSITAQSTFNDLTDLREQILRVKDQDNVPMVLVGNKCDLEDERVVGKDQGQMLARQWSSCTFMESSAKLKINVAEIFYDLVRQINSITPEPKEKKKKGRCTVL; this comes from the exons ATGCGTGAATATAAGTTGGTAGTGCTTGGATCTGGAGGTGTCGGAAAGAGTGCTCTG ACCGTACAGTTTGTACAAGGAATATTTGTGGAGAAGTATGATCCCACTATCGAGGATTCCTACAGAAAG CAAGTAGAAGTTGATGCTGCTCAATGCATGTTGGAGATCCTAGACACTGCTGGGACA GAACAATTCACGGCCATGCGTGATCTTTACATGAAGAATGGACAAggatttgtattagtgtattcCATAACAGCACAGTCCACTTTTAACGATCTCACTGATCTTAGGGAGCAGATTCTCAGAGTGAAAGACCAGGATAAT GTTCCAATGGTATTAGTTGGTAACAAGTGTGATTTGGAAGATGAAAGAGTAGTGGGAAAAGACCAAGGACAGATGCTTGCTAGACAATGGAGTAGTTG TACATTCATGGAGTCATCTGCAAAGTTAAAGATTAACGTTGCTGAG ATCTTTTATGACTTGGTGCGACAAATAAACTCAATTACACCAGAGCCTAAGGAGAAGAAGAAGAAGGGAAGATGTACGGTCTTGTAA